Genomic segment of Candidatus Cloacimonadaceae bacterium:
CCACGTCTTGGTTCCAGCTACAAACTTCCCGTGATCTTTGCCGGAAATAAAGAAGCCCGCGTCGAGATCAGCAACACTTTGAAAGAAAAGGTCGATCTGATCATCACCGAAAACATCCGTCCCAAACTGGAAACCGAAAACCTCGGTCCCGCTCGCGATAAGATCCACGATCTCTTCATGGAACACGTGATGAAACAGGCTCCCGGCTATAATAAGCTGATGGAATGGACCAAGGGACCGGATCTGGAAAACGTGCCGATCATGCCAACTCCCGCAGCAGTGGGAAACATCATGCAGACCATCGCCAAGGATGAAAACATCGAAGTGGTGGGCGTCGATATCGGAGGAGCTACCACGGACATCTTTTCCGTATTCACCGAAGAGCATGTTTTCAACCGCACCGTGAGCGCCAACCTTGGCATGAGCTACAGCATTTCCAACGTGTTAGCTTCCGCCGGTCTTGCAAACATCATGCGCTGGGTTCCCTTTGACATCAATGAAAGCGAACTGCGCAACATGATCAAAAACAAGATGATCCGTCCCACTACGATCCCCTCGCTTTTGGAAGAACTCGTGCTCGAACAAGCCATCGCCAAAGAAGCCCTGCGTCTCGCTTTTGAACAGCACAAAGAGTTTGCCTCCGGTTTGAAAGGCATGCAGCGTCAACGCGATATCTCCGAAGCTTTCAGCCAAACCACTTCCGGAGCATCGATCGTGAATCTGATGACTTTGAACCTTCTCGTCGGCAGCGGCGGAGTGCTTTCTCACGCCCCGCGTCGTCATCAAACAGTGATGATGCTCATCGATTCCTTTTTGCCTGAGGGAATCACCCGCCTCGCGGTGGACAGCATCTTCATGATGCCCCATCTTGGCGTGCTTTCCGAAATCAGTGCCAAAGCCGCGACGGAAGTCTTCCGTAAGGATTGCATGATCTATCTCGGCACCTGCGTCGCCCCCGTCGGCAAAGGCAAGCTTGGCAAACCGGCTCTCTATGCCAAACTCGAGCTTCCCGACGGAACCTCGTTTGAAGAGGACATCCCTTATGGAGAAGTCCGTCTCATCCCCTGCGGCATAGGCGAGATTGCCAAAGCTCATCTCAAAACCCACGGCGGTTTGATCCTGGACAAGGATAAGAACCGCGAACTGGATATCGATCTCCACGGCGGACAGGTTGGCATCGTGCTCGACACCCGTGGCAGAAGACCCTTCACCCTTCCCACAGAGAAGGCTCAACGCATCGCTTCCCTCAAGAAATGGATGCGAGAACTCAAAGCATACCCCAATGACATTCTGGTATAGGAGGAAAAAATGGGACAAGCATATTCAGCCGGATTAACCGTAACCGATAGCATCATCCTGAAAAAAGAACGCATCCTGCCCCTCAAAGGACAGGTTCTTGTGAAAAAAGGCGACATGGTGAAAGCTGAAACCGTCATCGCCGAAACCCTTCTTCCCGGGAAAGTGATACCTTTCAACCTCGCCAACAAACTTGGCGTAACACCCTCGCAATTGGTCAATTATATCAAGATCAAGCCCGGACAGCAGATCTCCAAGGATACCATTCTTGCCGAAAAC
This window contains:
- a CDS encoding glutamate mutase L; the protein is MQYDEKRLTRIVATDCGSTTTKAILIEWVDGEYRQTIRGEAPTTVEAPLNDVTKGVINATQEMEELARLKHKNPNIKFMENGEFVIPRNGDIGVDAYVSTSSAGGGLQMMVTGVVASMTGESAERAALGAGAIVMDLIASNDKRMNHEKIERIRQLRPDMILMAGGEDGGTVKHVVEMAELVSGADPKPRLGSSYKLPVIFAGNKEARVEISNTLKEKVDLIITENIRPKLETENLGPARDKIHDLFMEHVMKQAPGYNKLMEWTKGPDLENVPIMPTPAAVGNIMQTIAKDENIEVVGVDIGGATTDIFSVFTEEHVFNRTVSANLGMSYSISNVLASAGLANIMRWVPFDINESELRNMIKNKMIRPTTIPSLLEELVLEQAIAKEALRLAFEQHKEFASGLKGMQRQRDISEAFSQTTSGASIVNLMTLNLLVGSGGVLSHAPRRHQTVMMLIDSFLPEGITRLAVDSIFMMPHLGVLSEISAKAATEVFRKDCMIYLGTCVAPVGKGKLGKPALYAKLELPDGTSFEEDIPYGEVRLIPCGIGEIAKAHLKTHGGLILDKDKNRELDIDLHGGQVGIVLDTRGRRPFTLPTEKAQRIASLKKWMRELKAYPNDILV